gtgacaaatgcaaaatttgaagtagagaaatttgacggtaccaataattttggtatgtggcagtgtgagatcctggatgtcttatgtcagcaagagctggatatagcccttgaagaaaaacctgacaagatggatgacaaggagtgggccaagatcaatagacaggagtgtggtacaatccgcttatgtttggccaaagagcagaagtactccgtcatgagggagacatcagcgaagaagctgtgggatacattagaagaaaagtttctaacgaaaagtcttgaaaataggctttatatgaaaaagaaactttttcggttcacgtatgcacccggtatgtcgatgaatgaccatgtgaactcattcaataaaattttagcagacttgctaaatttggatgagaaatttgaagatgaagacaaggcattattgttgttgaattcccttcctgatgaatatgatcatcttaccaccacattgcttcgtgggaaagattcaatcacatttgatgcagtctgtagtgcgttgtatagatctgagactcgaaagaaagataaaagagatcacagagatacaactgcagaagtcttaacagtaagaggtcgttcacacagcagcaaacctggtagaaggggtaagtccaaagggagacccgccaaagatgaatgtgccttttgtcgtgagaaagggcattggaaaaagaattgtcctaagttacaaaagggcaagtctatttctaatgcatgtgtagcggagcatgatgaggagtcagactttagcttggttggcatggcaatggcatgtcaaacggatgagtggatattggattcgggatgtacttaccatatgtgtcctaataaggactggttttctagtcttgaagaactagaaggtggagttgtttttatgggcaatgatagtgcctgtaagacaatgggtgtaggtacaatcaaattgaagaaccatgacggctcaatccaagttctgacagatgttcgctatgtacccagcttgaagaaaaatctcatctcattaggggccctagaatctaaagggctcacaatcactttgagagatggattactaaaggtagtagctggggtattgacggtgatgaaaggcactagaagaaataacttgtactatttaaatggaagtacagttattggatcaacatcaacagcttctgcgaaagatgcagattcagaggctaccaggttatggcataggcgattgggacatgctggtgaaaaagctttgcagactttggcgaagcaaggcttgttgaaaggtgcaaattcttgcaaattggaattctgtgaacattgtgttctgggcaagcagacgagggtaaaatttggttcagcaattcacaatacgaaaggaattctggactatgttcacagtgatgtgtggggacctaccaaagtggcttctttgggaggtatgcactattttgtcacttttcttgatgattattcaagaaaagtatgggtgtatctaatgaaaagaaaaaatgaagttttggatgcatttctgaagtggaagaagatggtggagactcagacaggtcgaaaggtcaaacgacttcgatcagataatggtactgagtacaaaaatgatccatttctacaagtatgtcaagatgagggcattgtgcgacacttcactgttcgagatacaccacagcagaatggggtggcagaacgcatgaatcggactatactggagaaagttcgatgtatgttgtccaatgctggattgggcaaggaattttgggctgaggcagttacatatgcgtgccatctaattaaccgattgccatcagctgcaataaatggaaaaactcctatggagatgtggactggtaaacctgctactgattatgattctttacatgtttttggttccactgcatattatcatgtaaaagaatctaagttagacccaagagcaaagaaagcattattcatgggtataactggtggtgtaaaaggataccgtctctggtgtcctgatacaaggaagattgttttcagtagagatgtaacttttgatgaatcaaccatgatgaagaacgaggattcacaaaaggatgacaaaaccagtagtactttgcagcaggtggagtttgaaaaggttaatgatgatccagctaatattgaaagaacaaatgatgaagaagtttcgacccaagaacttctacagcaacaagattcaattgcatataggaggccaagaagagagattcgtaagcctgctcgctttgacgatatggtggcctatgcacttccaattgcagatgatgatgttccttccacttacacagaagcaataagtaactctgatggtgtaaagtggaagcaagctatgaatgaagaaatgcagtctcttcataaaaataggacttgggagttggtgagactgcccaagggaaagaaggcaattggatgcaaatgggtatatgcaaagaaggaaggatttcctggtaaaaatgaaattcgatacaaggctagattggtagcaaagggttacgctcagaaagaaggaatagactacaatgaagtgttttctccagttgtgaagcattcgtctattcgaattttgctagccttggttgcgcaatacgatcttgaactagttcagcttgatgtgaagacagcatttttacacggtgatttgaaagaggaaatctatatgactcagcctgatggattcaatgttgctgataaagaaaattgggtttgcaaactgacaaagtcgctttatggattgaaacaatctccgaggcagtggtacaagcgatttgatcagttcatgaaagggcaaaggtacacaagaagtaaatttgatcattgcgtatattttcagaagctacaagaaggaactttcatatacttgctcttatatgttgatgatatgctaatagcatctaagagcaaagttgagattgagagattgaagactcaactcaatctcgagtttgagataaaagatctaggtgaagctaagaagattcttggcatggaaatatgtagagatagagctcatggcagagttagcttgtctcagaagcagtatttgaagaaagtactacagcagtttggcatgaacgagcagaccaaacctgtaagtaccccgttggcttctcatttcaagctttctgcacaactatctccttcgacgaatacagaacgagaatacatgttgcaagttccgtattctaatgcagtgggtagcttgatgtatgcaatggtgtgtacaagacccgacatttcacaggcagttagtatagtgagcaggtatatgcataatcctggaaaaggacattggcaagctgtgaaatggattctacggtatattcagaagaccgtggatgttggattactgttcaagcaggataatacacttggtaaaggtgttatttggtacgttgattctgactatgccggtgatttggacaagcgaagatcaaccaccggttatgtgtttacacttgctggaggaccaataagttggaagtctacactacagtctacagttgcattgtcaaccacagaagccgagtacatggctgtaacagaggctgtaaaggaggctatttggttacaaggtatggctaaaaccttggggttggttcaggagcatattaacgtgtattgtgatagtcaaagtgctattcatttagcaaagaatcaagtttatcatgcacgtacaaaacatatcgacgtacgattccattttgtgcgggaaattattgaagaggggaaaatttgtcttcagaagatcaagactgcaaataatcccgcagatatgatgaccaaggtggtaacagcaaccaagttcgaacattgtttgaacttgattaatatcctgcaagtttaacagttgaagaaggcactatcaagtattgttgtcaaaggcagaaagaattgtgtgaagataagattatcctaatcaaatcttcaaggtggagattattggaacccacccattgtttgaaaagtcaaaaagggtgggcaccgaaagtagaaagtaaaattggttggcaagttgggttaaaagttggcatgggataattgcaattttggtccctaattgtatagggacattgcaagttgatccttgaacctcaactataaataggcctaaccatttcttactttcttcatcccacacttgccattctctacttaaggcaattgttctctctccctatttgtaaactttcacttgtatttttggagtgaaatatatttggtagtgcccgaggacgtaggcaaaatttgctgaacctcgttaaaattctagtgttctttatttttgttctgcatattttgcaagtgtcattgtagtgatttattgtgctattaaattacgatagagggatattctggctaggaaagatctggtatgtaagcgatcctcgtgatccacctctctttcctgggaattgaacttagtgtgatttttcagtacaataattttactctttcacacgcttccgcgcaacagaaTGGCTTGGGACATATAAGAACCGAGACAGATGAACCTGAAACTGTCCAAAATTACCTAGAACAACTTCTTACGCGGGAGAATGGCCTAGAAAAGCCTTAAACCGCCTTTGACTAAGGTTTAACTGCCTTAGAAGATATTTCGAGATTAGAAATGGTCTTAGCCCTCCATTAGTGTCAATATTAATAGTCGGATCAGCATGGGCTGTCTATAAGCATCCAAGTGAGATTAAGTGCTTAAGAAACTTTGACATACTTGACTATATAGTAGGAGTTCCTTGTAAAGTTTTCTTTGTAAATACGGTCTAATATACTATCATGAAAGAAAAGGTGATAGATCAAACATTTGGAACTATAAAACcaaattcatatgaaaatattgACAAACCCAAATAAAGAACACAGAATCACGAGTTAAAAAGAATTGAAGGTtattataatgtaattttatttgttGGGAAAAAAAGTACTGACAATTACAAACATTATAATATTCTTGTAATTTTGTGATTAAGCAGACAATTATCCATCTTAATATTCAGCTTACTCTCTCTTGTATCTTTTTTCTGTTccatttatttattgaattattacaAATCATCTTGTTGACAAACTTTTAactaataacatatatttatagctCAGTTAATAAAATTGGggaatcaaaatattttttaattttaatttttgagaaaatatccaaaaataacataattaaaaaatccATTAGGGGTATTGTTTTGTCACTATCTAactaataaataactaataatccTTAAAGAAAATATAGTAAGCTAAATTTAGATGCATAATCAGAAGATCATATGCAAATAAAGGGTACTACTGTAAATTAAAAGAACTACAAGTGCTTTTATAATTGAAATCTTCTGTATCCGTACTTATGTTCCCAATAATCGAAATAAAGTACTgtaacaatttaatcttttattattattattattcgtaTCAAAGTGAGATCCACGCTCTCTCGTATCCTATCTTTTCCGATTGCCTCGTAAATCCTTCAGATCTTTTTTAGGTTTCTAATTTTCCAATTCCATGCATAATTTCTGAATTCTTCGAAACTATCTTCATTTCCATCTGTGGAAGTAAAAGAAAATCCAATTCTTGGTTATCGTGAGATGAAGATCGAGGAGTTGGATGAAGTGGAGAATGATCGGCGAAACGACGGCGTTAAGCAGCTACAGATAGTTAGAGTCGACGACGCGAAGAGAGTTCTAGTCGGAGCAGGTGCTCGGATCCTGTTTTACCCGACCCTTTTATACAATGTTTTCAGAAACAAAATCCAATCTGAATTCAGATGGTGGGACGAAGTTGACcaggtttctttttttctttctttaatcttaTCCTTAATTTCCCCTCTTCatctatcatttcttttctttattaacCCCAAATCAGTATTCATCCCCTTTGGTGGTCGATTAAAAACTGTGACTTTCAGACAGCAAAAACGGATCCTTTACTTGTGCTCTGTTCTACCGATGATAGTTTTTTTTAAcgattctttttttattaaatttcagtTTCTTTTGCTGGGGGCGGTTCCGTTTCCCAAGGACGTTCGACGGTTGAAGCAATTGGGCGTTGGTGGGGTGATCACTCTGAATGAACCTTTTGAAACTCTGGTTTCCACTTCTTTATATCGTGTAAGTTTTTTCTTAGATTGTTACCatgttttttattaaactaaCGATTTAAAAAGGTTTTCTATTTTCTTGGGTATTGATGTTTAATTTTATTGGTTTATGCTTTTATTGCAGGCTCATGGAATTGATCACCTAGTAATTCCAACGAGAGATTATTTATTTGCTCCTTCAATTTCAGATATAAGCAAAGCTGTGGCTTTCATTCATAGTGAGTAGATAATTCTTTTAACAATCTCTGAATCTGTTAACCACAGTAGCCGTCTCATTCGATTTGGTCCCCTCTCCCCCTCCATTTTTGGCTGTAGAGAATGCATGTTGCTGTAGAACCACCTATGTTCATTGCAAAGCTGGACGAGGAAGAAGCACCACCGTTGTGCTTTGCTATTTGGTATTTTTTTACTAACTATTGTTCAGTAACCTCTGACGTTAGCCccagatttgattttaatttatacGAGTGAATTTGTCTTAAATTCTGCAGGTAGAGCATAAGCAGATGACACCTGCAGGCGCCCTCGAATATGTTCAGTCTCGAAGACCTCGAGTTTTGCTTGCTCCCTCACAATGGAAAGTAAGTTCGATGGTGTTATTTTGTGCCCCACATAGTAGGAAGAACACGAAGTTGATGATATGATACTAATGGCTCTGTTTGTGTTGGTCAGTTTTAGTTTTAGATTATGCATGAATTGCTGTATGCACAGAAAAAAAAAGGACAAGGTTTTATGAGCATTATGAATGGCCTGTTAATAGTTACTCTATATTTCcggatagaattcattacctgtcACAAGCATGAATGAGTTGTGTTTCTTCCCGTTTGTTTATTTCTTGCTTGTAAATGGTTTGGAGCAGGCAGTTATGGAGTATAGCAGGCACCGACAGCCAACACACTCCCCAACAGCAGATGCAGTTATGATTACAAAAGAAGATCTTGAAGGCTATCATAATACTTTTGATAATATTACCGGCAAGGAGCTTGTGGTTATGCCCAGAATGGTGAGAGCCAGGCCCATGATAGCTAGACTATCCAAACTATCATGCCTTTTTGCATCGTTGAAAGTTTCCGGTGTTTCTGGACCTGTGAATGGGACGCTAAGTGAAACACGTGCTTGCTGAGTTTGCTGCTCCTTCAACAGCCATTGTGGATGTTGCTTGTATAGAAAATGCAAATAAGTATAGGTTGTAAAGGTCTTATAAAAATCTCTTTTCCAGTAAGTGTGTATGGAAGAAACAGAAggaaaactataaaaacaaagaaaGCTATAAGAGTTTCTCTTCAATGATAATAGATGTGTATAAGATGAGTATCCTTTATACAATCAACTGTACTATTTCATATATCCATGAATCTATCTTTGACTCAATTGTGAAAAGCATACGCTTCACTTTGTAGGACGGTTTGCCCTATATGAAGTAGCTTAATCCCCTGTTTTAAGCCATCTGGATTCAAGCCTGTATTTCCGAACAGGTCTCCAAATGGGTAAGCTATATTGTATTGTTCAGTACCTTGGAATCAGCCAAACCTTATCTCATTTTGATGTGATGGCCATTGTTGTTGTCAAAGAGATGAAATTTCCAGGCTGAAGTTTTGGAAACTTGCTCCAAAAGCCAAGATTCTTTGCACCAATCAGTCCTAGCAACAGCAATAGTTTGGAAAGGATTTGTACGGAGATTAACAACAAGACAAGATATTTACAGGTCCAAGGCCCCGCGCAAAAAAACAAATTTGATTGATGCTGACTAATTATTTCAAGCGTTGGTCCTTGTCTAACTACCAATAAAGAGAACCTTGTAATCCAACCCTATTTCCCTGTCTTATAAGATCAGGAACCTTCATCATGGTCAGATTCTGGATAGGAAACTACTCTAAAGGGTATAGAATACTACAAACATTGCTTGATAATTCCTTGTATGCACTGCACTTTTATTAAAGACTTATTCCCAAAGTCTCATTTTGATACTGATCATTCATCAGTGGAGTTCAATATTCATAAAATTTGCATACATTTCAACTGCGATTCAACAGATGCcggcatgttttttttttcaagtactaACTACTGTATCCATTTCAATCTTACCCAAACCTTATCTTCATCTCGCAGTTAATATTATAATCGGAGCTTTATGTCTTAATCTAAACAAATTGGATTAATTTTAACAGTCCTCCCTAAACCCTCATTAGTGGCTGCTTATTTTAAAACTgttcatataaatattaagaaaGAAAATGGGCTTATATAGAAGTAGCCATCCCAAATGTTCCTTTCACCTTTTGTTGCGCCAATCACTTTCTCTTTAAAATCTGATAGAGGCTGATGACAATGGCATGGGTTACATCATTGATCATGTAGCATAAAGCTTTTGTTTTgcattattatataatttgttgGATTGTTCATCTATGCATGAAATGCCCACTAGTCTTTCCTAACTACAACCAATTAGGTACATTTTAACAGGAAAGAGTCTTAACTGCTACGCACAACCGCCAGCACCTCTCCCATTGAGTAGTTTATTGCGACAGTGCGCCAAAATAGACTTATATATGTCAGAATACAAATCAAAAGGTTACAAAAAGGAAGGTTACTTTAGTGCCCTTCACCCTCTTCAAGAAAACACAAAACATTAGCTATCAAACTTGAACTACGAGACCGTTACTAGCACAGGCATGCAAGTGATCGATCGAGAACAGCTTAAAGTATTCATaaagatagttttttttttctttctaaaaacaGTGACCATATATTGGCAAAATGTACATATTTGAAACTTCAGACTAGGAATACATAAATATTTGTTTCAAAAAAGCTTTGTAAGCAGAGATCAGTGGGTGCTGGTTTACTATATCTAAAAAGAAGCTGTTGGCCTAGCCCTGGCCTCGACATTGCTGTTGAAGAATAAATAAAAGTTGGGCATTGCTTTGCCCATGTTGTTATATTCCTTATCGCACTACACAATTCTACCTGCAACTTCTT
The genomic region above belongs to Gossypium hirsutum isolate 1008001.06 chromosome D05, Gossypium_hirsutum_v2.1, whole genome shotgun sequence and contains:
- the LOC107907170 gene encoding phosphatidylglycerophosphate phosphatase PTPMT2, with the protein product MKIEELDEVENDRRNDGVKQLQIVRVDDAKRVLVGAGARILFYPTLLYNVFRNKIQSEFRWWDEVDQFLLLGAVPFPKDVRRLKQLGVGGVITLNEPFETLVSTSLYRAHGIDHLVIPTRDYLFAPSISDISKAVAFIHKNACCCRTTYVHCKAGRGRSTTVVLCYLVEHKQMTPAGALEYVQSRRPRVLLAPSQWKAVMEYSRHRQPTHSPTADAVMITKEDLEGYHNTFDNITGKELVVMPRMVRARPMIARLSKLSCLFASLKVSGVSGPVNGTLSETRAC